ACTGACGGAACGCCGTAATGGGTGTGGCCGACAGCCAGGTGTCGTCGTCAGCGCGACCATCAATGCGTGGCGCGCGAATGGCCTTGTCGGGATCACGGGGCGTAAGGCCCACCATGATCGGGATGGGCATGGCGCCGGCGGCGTCAACAGGCGGTGTGGCAGGCGCAGTATTCGCGGACGCGATCTGCAGGAGCAAGGCGACGAACCGCATGGCGAGCGGGTTGGGGGCACGGGGAGTGTTGCAATCCGACCGTTGGACGCCTCAACCACGCAAAAGGGTTGGATCGAGTTTCGCGAAGAGCGCAAAAGGTATACATCCTTCGTCTCGTCACGTCACTCGGCCCTTCTTCGTGCGCCTGGTACCACCAGACGGTGATGAGCCGCGATGCAGCTCAGAACGTCGGCAGTGCCGGTATCCTCACTGTGTCATTCACACACGCCGCAGTTGATCCGCGTGTGGCAGCTCGTCGGCCGGCACGTTGTAGCGCACGCGCCGCAACGTGAAGGTGCCGTAGGTAAAGGGCTCACGGTCGCGGTAGTGCCAGATGGCATCACCCTGACTGGCCAGTCGCACGCCGCCAAAGTCGCGGTAGAAGCGCAGCGGGGTGGTCCAGCGGAATCCGTCCGCGTCCAGAAAGTGGCGGTCATCGGAGCTGAAGTTCACCAGATCGCCGTGGACGTCAAATTCGAGTGAAGCATGCACCGTGTCCCCACCGCTCCGGAACGCCACGTCCACCTGTCGTTCGCTTTGTTCCTTCCAGGTGAGACGCGAATCGAGCAGGGCGGCTGGCATCATGATGCACCAGTCGTTGAGCACCGTGACGGACTCCGCGCGGTGCAGCGCTTGACCTGACTCGCGAACCACCGGCAGCAAACCCAGCAGGCGAATGTCCATGCTGGCGTCGGTGCTGTTGTAGGCATGCACTCCGTGCACGGGCAGCCCGAACATGTGCGTGTGCAACAGAAAGAGCCGCGTGGGCGGGTGCACGAAGCTCACCTGCAGCACGGGCGTTTCCATGGGCGGCTGATCGGGGGCGCGATACAGCGTGGCATGCATGTCAATGACCGCGTTGTGTACTCGGGGCTTTCCTACCACGCCGCAGCGCCGCAGATAGGTGGCCACGGGTGTGGGCAGTGCCACAAGGTCCGCCTCGGTCACGAGGTCTGCCGAGCCGCTGCTGTCATTGCTCGACAATTGAGCGGCCACCGCGCGGTCGAGCGCGGCATCAAAACGCTGGTCGGTAAACGAGCACATGAGCGACCCCTTGGCAGGTGGGCTGTCACGACAACCGCCGCGCCAGTTGAGCGCGGCCTACCTCTCAGCCTGCCACCACCTTGCTGGTCTGCCTATCGGGCGAAACCTGACCGGTCGACGGTGAAATACACGGCCTCGCGTGCGGGATCAGC
This portion of the Gemmatimonas sp. UBA7669 genome encodes:
- a CDS encoding DUF6544 family protein, with amino-acid sequence MCSFTDQRFDAALDRAVAAQLSSNDSSGSADLVTEADLVALPTPVATYLRRCGVVGKPRVHNAVIDMHATLYRAPDQPPMETPVLQVSFVHPPTRLFLLHTHMFGLPVHGVHAYNSTDASMDIRLLGLLPVVRESGQALHRAESVTVLNDWCIMMPAALLDSRLTWKEQSERQVDVAFRSGGDTVHASLEFDVHGDLVNFSSDDRHFLDADGFRWTTPLRFYRDFGGVRLASQGDAIWHYRDREPFTYGTFTLRRVRYNVPADELPHADQLRRV